One window from the genome of Elusimicrobiota bacterium encodes:
- the rplQ gene encoding 50S ribosomal protein L17 produces MNTHAGRKLSRPTGARKSLLRNLTVSLFRHEQIRTTVPKAKELSRFADGVLALAKQKTLEGRRRVSGEINDKLVRRKIYDVLVPRYQTRSGGCTRIHRIGTRSGDNAEMALIRLVQ; encoded by the coding sequence ATGAACACGCACGCCGGGCGAAAGCTTTCCCGGCCGACGGGCGCACGGAAGTCCCTCCTTAGGAATCTGACCGTGAGTCTTTTTCGGCATGAGCAAATCCGTACAACGGTTCCCAAAGCCAAAGAGTTGTCGCGATTTGCCGATGGAGTTTTGGCTTTGGCCAAACAAAAAACACTGGAAGGCCGGCGGCGGGTGTCGGGGGAAATCAACGACAAATTGGTTCGGCGGAAGATTTATGACGTTTTGGTTCCGCGTTATCAAACCCGGTCGGGGGGATGCACGCGCATTCACCGAATCGGGACCCGTTCAGGCGATAACGCCGAAATGGCACTGATTCGTTTGGTTCAATAG
- a CDS encoding DNA-directed RNA polymerase subunit alpha, with amino-acid sequence MTSLGLVLPQKLETDPASNETYGKFVAEPFEKGYGHTVGHSLRRILLSSLEGAAVTAVRIKGAPHEFSSLKGVQEDVITLIQNLKQLRFRLHTPGPETLTLKKKGGEVKGKNIEMTSSVDLLNPEHVIARLDAGGELDVEIEVSRGRGFVPAERLKREGQPVNTIPVDALFSPVSKVQYEVEYARVGQITDYDKLIIEVWSDGSISPADAIAQAAGILEDAVHVFAPAPVSVAPVSASSSSDVAAPIALRPEPTGKLKDMVGQPVDMIELTVRASNCLKAAKIKTIGELISKTEEELLGFKNFGKKSLEEIKERLTELGMHLGMLAPVSAGSGESK; translated from the coding sequence ATGACCAGCCTTGGATTGGTTTTGCCCCAGAAGCTGGAGACCGATCCCGCTTCGAATGAAACCTACGGAAAGTTTGTTGCCGAACCCTTTGAAAAAGGGTACGGACATACCGTGGGGCATTCGCTACGGCGGATTTTGCTCTCCTCGTTGGAAGGCGCGGCGGTAACCGCCGTGCGTATTAAAGGAGCGCCCCACGAATTTTCAAGTCTGAAGGGCGTTCAAGAGGATGTGATCACATTAATCCAAAACCTCAAACAACTTCGTTTCCGTCTTCACACCCCGGGTCCAGAGACCCTTACCCTCAAGAAAAAAGGCGGGGAAGTGAAGGGGAAAAACATCGAGATGACCTCTTCTGTGGACCTGCTCAATCCAGAGCATGTGATCGCGCGTTTGGACGCGGGAGGTGAACTGGACGTGGAAATTGAGGTAAGCCGTGGGCGAGGATTTGTTCCCGCTGAACGATTGAAGCGTGAAGGGCAACCTGTGAACACCATCCCGGTGGACGCGTTGTTTTCCCCGGTGTCGAAAGTTCAATATGAGGTCGAATACGCTCGTGTGGGTCAAATCACCGATTACGATAAGCTGATTATCGAAGTCTGGTCGGATGGATCCATTTCCCCAGCGGACGCCATCGCCCAGGCGGCAGGAATCCTAGAGGACGCCGTTCACGTGTTTGCTCCAGCGCCTGTTTCCGTTGCCCCTGTGTCTGCTTCGTCCTCAAGTGACGTGGCGGCGCCCATTGCGCTCCGTCCTGAACCAACGGGGAAACTGAAAGACATGGTGGGTCAGCCGGTGGACATGATCGAATTAACCGTTCGTGCGTCCAATTGTTTGAAGGCCGCGAAAATAAAAACGATTGGGGAACTCATCTCCAAAACAGAAGAAGAGCTTCTGGGTTTTAAGAATTTCGGAAAAAAATCCCTGGAAGAAATCAAAGAACGCTTGACGGAACTCGGAATGCATTTGGGCATGCTGGCGCCCGTTTCTGCCGGGTCGGGAGAGTCGAAATGA
- the rpsD gene encoding 30S ribosomal protein S4 → MARYTGPVCKLCRREGVKLFLKGDRCYAKCPIDKEGAAVPPGQHARRRAGKPTEYGKRLREKQKARRISGVLERQFRRLFAVASHEKGNTGENLLRLLETRLDNVVRRLGFSTSPRASRQLVFHGNIRVNGKLVDIPSYQVKPGDSVSLAEGLRGNLFVKRALQAASQRGLPAWLEWDGTIARALKGSVEAITLDGVTLAGTMKAWPTRTEMSYPVNEQFIVELFSK, encoded by the coding sequence GTGGCGCGATACACAGGTCCAGTTTGTAAACTATGTCGGCGTGAAGGGGTGAAACTCTTTTTAAAGGGTGATCGTTGCTACGCCAAATGTCCTATTGATAAAGAAGGGGCCGCGGTTCCGCCGGGGCAACACGCACGTCGGCGCGCGGGAAAACCAACGGAATACGGAAAGCGCCTTCGTGAAAAACAGAAGGCACGTCGAATTTCAGGCGTTTTGGAACGGCAATTTCGCCGTTTATTTGCGGTGGCGTCTCATGAAAAGGGGAACACGGGGGAAAATCTTCTCCGGTTGCTCGAAACGCGTCTTGATAACGTGGTTCGTCGTCTTGGATTCTCCACCTCGCCCCGAGCGTCCCGTCAATTGGTGTTCCATGGGAACATTCGGGTCAACGGGAAACTCGTGGATATCCCTTCCTATCAAGTGAAGCCGGGAGACTCTGTTTCCCTGGCAGAGGGATTGAGAGGAAATCTTTTTGTCAAACGGGCCCTTCAGGCGGCTTCCCAGCGTGGACTGCCGGCGTGGTTGGAGTGGGACGGAACCATTGCCCGCGCGCTGAAGGGGTCTGTCGAGGCCATCACTCTCGATGGTGTGACCCTGGCCGGAACGATGAAGGCCTGGCCTACTCGAACAGAAATGTCTTACCCGGTGAACGAACAGTTCATCGTTGAGCTTTTCAGCAAGTAA
- the rpsK gene encoding 30S ribosomal protein S11, whose amino-acid sequence MWRDVANARVYIQSSFNNTIVSITDERGNLMVWATAGSAGFKGTKKGTPFAAQVTADNAAKKAIGFGVKTVSVFVKGPGSGRETAIRALQGAGLVVTSIKDVTPIPHDGCRPPKARRV is encoded by the coding sequence ATGTGGCGGGACGTGGCCAACGCGCGCGTTTACATTCAATCCTCCTTCAACAACACTATCGTCAGCATAACGGACGAGAGGGGAAACCTGATGGTCTGGGCTACCGCGGGCAGTGCGGGATTTAAAGGGACAAAAAAAGGCACTCCTTTTGCGGCTCAAGTAACGGCGGATAATGCCGCAAAGAAAGCCATTGGGTTTGGTGTCAAAACCGTTTCCGTGTTTGTGAAAGGGCCGGGGTCGGGGCGCGAAACAGCAATTCGTGCTCTTCAAGGTGCTGGGTTAGTGGTGACGTCCATCAAAGATGTGACCCCCATCCCACACGATGGTTGTCGCCCGCCGAAAGCTCGACGGGTCTAA
- the rpsM gene encoding 30S ribosomal protein S13: MARVSGIDLPKHKRVDVGLRYLFGIGPARSAKILEATGVQPATRVKDLTEAEVSRINTEIGKSFKVEGDLRREVAGNLRRLIEIGSYRGSRHRRSLPARGQRTKSNGRTRRGRRRTVGSAKPGTTGAPAAKV, encoded by the coding sequence ATGGCTCGCGTCTCGGGGATTGACCTCCCCAAACATAAGCGCGTTGACGTCGGTTTACGTTATCTCTTCGGAATTGGACCTGCCCGGTCCGCGAAAATTCTTGAAGCCACGGGCGTTCAACCGGCCACACGGGTAAAAGACCTCACCGAGGCCGAAGTCTCCAGAATTAATACGGAGATTGGGAAAAGTTTCAAAGTAGAAGGAGATCTCCGTCGGGAAGTTGCCGGAAATCTTCGCCGTCTCATTGAAATTGGAAGTTACAGAGGGTCTCGGCACCGGCGAAGTCTTCCAGCGAGAGGACAGCGAACGAAATCCAATGGACGCACCCGGCGTGGCCGTCGGCGTACCGTGGGATCGGCGAAGCCGGGGACAACCGGAGCTCCCGCCGCTAAAGTGTAA
- the rpmJ gene encoding 50S ribosomal protein L36 — protein sequence MKVRASVKPICSKCRVQKRHGKIYVLCTNPRHKQRQG from the coding sequence ATGAAAGTTCGCGCGTCTGTCAAACCCATTTGCAGCAAGTGTCGAGTCCAAAAACGGCACGGGAAGATCTATGTTCTCTGTACAAATCCCCGGCATAAACAACGCCAGGGCTGA
- the infA gene encoding translation initiation factor IF-1, with the protein MTKEDKIEMEGRVLESLPNAMFRLEIEGGHKVLAHISGKMRMHYIKILPGDKVKVELSPYDMTRGRITYREK; encoded by the coding sequence ATGACCAAAGAAGATAAAATTGAAATGGAAGGGCGTGTGCTGGAGTCTCTTCCCAACGCGATGTTTCGCTTGGAAATAGAGGGAGGGCACAAGGTTTTGGCGCACATTTCAGGAAAAATGCGCATGCATTACATCAAGATATTACCGGGTGACAAAGTGAAGGTGGAATTGTCTCCTTACGATATGACCCGGGGTCGCATTACGTATCGGGAGAAATGA
- the map gene encoding type I methionyl aminopeptidase, protein MASTTRQIELKSAADLERMRRAGRLAAQALAEVGRRVGPGVSTKDLDRLAEKCIRAGGGIPTFLGYRGYTATLCTSINEEVVHGIPSSKRILREGDIVGVDVGATLGGFVGDTAATFAVGRISKEAEDLLRVTRESLQKGIAAMCVGQRLGDVSSAIQRVAEAGGYSVVRDFVGHGIGRNMHEEPSVPNYGTAGTGIRLEAGLVIALEPMVNVGTWRVNVLKDGWTVVTEDNRLSAHFEHTVALTESGPEILTQVLHEESERNE, encoded by the coding sequence ATGGCGTCAACAACGCGTCAGATCGAGCTCAAATCGGCAGCAGACCTTGAGCGGATGCGTCGCGCGGGACGGCTGGCCGCTCAAGCGTTGGCGGAGGTTGGGCGGAGGGTGGGGCCGGGTGTTTCAACGAAAGATCTGGACCGCCTGGCCGAGAAATGTATTCGAGCGGGCGGGGGTATTCCCACTTTTTTGGGATACCGTGGCTACACGGCGACCCTCTGCACATCGATCAACGAAGAGGTGGTTCACGGAATTCCGAGTAGCAAAAGAATTTTGCGCGAAGGGGATATCGTCGGTGTCGATGTGGGGGCCACCTTGGGCGGTTTTGTGGGGGACACGGCGGCCACCTTTGCGGTGGGACGAATCAGCAAAGAAGCAGAGGATCTTCTCCGTGTGACCCGCGAATCGCTGCAAAAAGGGATCGCGGCCATGTGCGTGGGACAACGGCTTGGGGATGTTTCGAGCGCGATCCAGCGTGTGGCGGAGGCCGGCGGCTACTCGGTTGTCCGAGATTTTGTGGGACATGGGATTGGGCGAAATATGCACGAGGAACCTTCTGTTCCAAATTACGGGACAGCGGGAACGGGCATTCGCTTGGAAGCAGGATTGGTGATTGCACTGGAACCTATGGTGAACGTTGGGACCTGGCGAGTGAACGTATTAAAGGACGGGTGGACTGTGGTGACGGAAGACAATCGGCTTTCCGCTCATTTTGAACACACGGTGGCTCTCACGGAATCCGGGCCGGAAATTTTGACACAAGTTCTCCATGAGGAATCCGAAAGGAACGAATGA
- a CDS encoding adenylate kinase, producing MNIILLGAPGSGKGTQAEPLSIRYKTPHISTGDIFREEIENLTPLGLKVQEYVNSGRLVPDELVLEVMTSRLGQPEFEKGFLLDGFPRTVSQAESLDGYLTNVKRPLHKVIYLSLKESEVIRRLSSRRQCSKCTKVYNVLTKPPRVPDLCDVDSGALFQRDDDRPETIEKRLRVFNDLTEPLISYYHGLDLLETIAADRPMAEVTKAISTILDALPRG from the coding sequence ATGAATATTATTTTGCTGGGCGCACCGGGATCAGGCAAGGGAACTCAAGCGGAACCGCTTTCGATTCGCTACAAGACCCCTCATATTTCGACTGGCGACATTTTTAGAGAAGAAATCGAAAATTTGACCCCCTTAGGTCTTAAAGTGCAAGAATATGTCAATTCCGGTCGCTTGGTTCCTGATGAGTTGGTTTTGGAAGTCATGACGTCACGGTTGGGGCAACCTGAATTTGAAAAAGGCTTCCTTTTGGATGGGTTTCCGCGGACGGTGAGCCAAGCGGAATCCCTGGACGGATACTTGACAAATGTAAAACGCCCTCTTCATAAAGTGATTTACTTAAGCCTGAAAGAATCAGAAGTGATCCGGCGTTTGTCCAGTCGCCGTCAATGTTCAAAATGCACGAAAGTCTACAACGTTTTGACAAAACCTCCCCGGGTTCCGGACCTCTGTGACGTGGATAGTGGCGCTCTTTTCCAGCGAGATGATGATCGACCCGAGACCATCGAAAAGCGACTTCGCGTGTTTAATGATTTGACCGAGCCGTTGATTTCCTACTATCATGGGCTTGATCTTTTGGAAACGATTGCGGCGGATCGACCTATGGCGGAAGTCACCAAGGCCATTTCGACAATTTTAGACGCTCTCCCGCGGGGTTAA
- the secY gene encoding preprotein translocase subunit SecY translates to MQSFADIFKIPELRKRIFFTLGILIVYRIGVAIPIPGINGEAIQQIFKANSNSFLGFLDMFSGGAMSRMSIFAMGVMPYINSSIIMSLLQGAHVIPYLDRLAKEGESGRRRLNQITRYFTLFLAVIQSFGLTTLITKIRLGGDLAVVREPGALFVFTTVITLTAGTIFIMWLGEQITEMGVGNGISLMIFTGIVEGLPRAINQVRRMVFELQEMSLLTALGLLGLVIVVVGLVVWVATAQRKIPVQYARRMVGRKMYGGASTFLPLKVDQSGVIAVIFAVSLLSVPVTFASFNPEGEISKKILGLWNQRALWYEALYAGLIIFFCYFYNSVQFNPTDLADNLKKWGGFIPGIRPGEPTASYINSVLMRITLGGALFVASLAILPDIMHRVMNTPFYFGGTSILIVVGVALDTVGQLESHLIMRHYEGFSKTGRVKGRWFNVGAAS, encoded by the coding sequence ATGCAATCTTTTGCGGACATTTTTAAAATTCCCGAACTACGGAAACGGATTTTTTTTACTCTGGGGATATTGATTGTCTACCGAATTGGGGTTGCTATTCCCATCCCAGGGATTAACGGCGAGGCCATTCAGCAGATCTTTAAAGCGAATTCCAATAGTTTTTTAGGGTTCTTAGACATGTTTTCCGGCGGAGCCATGAGCCGAATGTCTATTTTTGCCATGGGGGTGATGCCCTACATTAACTCGTCCATCATAATGAGTTTGCTTCAAGGCGCCCATGTCATTCCCTATTTGGATCGATTGGCCAAAGAGGGAGAAAGCGGGCGTCGTCGTTTGAATCAGATCACACGCTATTTCACTTTGTTTCTCGCTGTTATTCAATCGTTCGGATTAACAACGCTTATTACCAAAATTCGCCTGGGTGGCGATTTGGCTGTGGTGCGAGAACCCGGCGCTCTTTTTGTTTTTACGACGGTCATCACGCTGACAGCGGGAACAATTTTCATCATGTGGCTTGGGGAACAAATTACGGAAATGGGCGTAGGAAACGGGATTTCATTGATGATTTTTACGGGAATTGTGGAGGGGCTGCCAAGGGCCATTAATCAAGTGCGGAGGATGGTTTTTGAACTTCAAGAAATGTCTCTTCTGACGGCTCTCGGACTATTGGGTCTTGTCATTGTGGTTGTGGGGTTGGTGGTTTGGGTTGCAACCGCTCAGCGGAAAATCCCTGTTCAATACGCACGGCGGATGGTGGGCCGAAAAATGTATGGGGGGGCCAGTACATTTCTTCCTCTTAAAGTTGACCAATCCGGTGTGATCGCTGTTATTTTTGCCGTGTCTCTTTTATCCGTTCCGGTGACCTTCGCCAGCTTCAACCCAGAGGGGGAGATATCGAAAAAGATTTTAGGGTTGTGGAACCAACGGGCGCTTTGGTATGAAGCTTTGTACGCTGGCTTGATTATATTTTTCTGCTATTTTTATAATTCTGTTCAATTCAATCCAACGGATTTAGCGGACAACTTAAAAAAATGGGGGGGCTTTATCCCAGGAATTCGGCCGGGCGAACCGACCGCCTCGTATATCAACAGCGTGTTGATGCGCATTACTCTGGGGGGCGCTCTCTTCGTGGCTTCTTTGGCTATTCTTCCGGACATTATGCATCGCGTGATGAACACTCCCTTTTACTTTGGTGGGACATCTATTTTGATTGTTGTGGGTGTGGCGTTAGACACGGTGGGTCAGTTGGAATCCCATCTCATTATGCGTCATTACGAAGGATTTTCAAAAACAGGTCGGGTCAAAGGACGTTGGTTTAACGTCGGTGCGGCTAGCTAA
- the rplO gene encoding 50S ribosomal protein L15 encodes MRLNTLKPAPGSRHRRKIVGRGEGSGHGGKGSTRGFKGQTARSGDSHMKQGFEGGQIPLIRRVPKRGFKNTAFRTVYSLVNIGDIQAVIEKAGEVTPETLRRAGLIKGSHPIKVLGDGDVNKAFIVKAHAFSLSAKMKLEKAGGRGEVLPGPKLWKRKK; translated from the coding sequence ATTCGCTTGAACACATTGAAACCCGCGCCCGGTTCCCGTCACCGGCGTAAAATTGTTGGACGAGGGGAAGGCTCTGGTCACGGGGGAAAAGGATCCACACGTGGATTTAAAGGCCAAACCGCTCGGTCGGGCGATTCTCACATGAAACAAGGTTTTGAAGGGGGCCAGATCCCTCTGATCCGTCGTGTGCCCAAACGTGGTTTTAAAAATACGGCTTTTCGAACGGTGTATTCATTGGTCAATATTGGCGACATCCAAGCGGTCATTGAAAAAGCGGGAGAGGTTACCCCAGAGACGTTGCGGAGGGCTGGCCTCATCAAAGGATCGCACCCCATTAAAGTTTTAGGAGATGGGGATGTGAATAAAGCTTTTATCGTGAAAGCGCATGCTTTTTCTTTATCGGCGAAAATGAAGTTGGAAAAGGCCGGTGGGCGAGGGGAAGTCCTTCCTGGGCCTAAGTTGTGGAAAAGAAAAAAATAA
- the rpsE gene encoding 30S ribosomal protein S5: protein MVVSKPSPTEPARRVSTSNAGVHVPRIDANSLTLKETVVTINRVAKVVKGGKRFSFSALVVIGDGAGHVGAAIGKAKEVQAAIQKAVSHAKKTIVKIPLKNGTIPHEVKGIFGAGTVLLKPAVSGTGVIAGGSVRAVVEAVGIRDILSKSLRSTNPFNVVYATLAGLKDLETREDSFRRRGKELPVANAAPVVPSAAV, encoded by the coding sequence ATGGTCGTATCAAAGCCGTCGCCGACGGAGCCCGCTCGGCGGGTCTCCACTTCTAACGCAGGAGTTCATGTGCCAAGAATTGATGCCAACAGTTTAACGCTTAAAGAAACCGTCGTGACCATTAACCGTGTGGCCAAAGTCGTCAAAGGTGGAAAACGGTTTTCATTCAGTGCGCTTGTGGTGATTGGCGATGGGGCCGGTCATGTGGGCGCCGCTATTGGGAAAGCCAAAGAGGTTCAGGCGGCGATCCAGAAGGCGGTTTCTCACGCGAAAAAGACCATTGTTAAAATTCCCTTAAAGAATGGAACGATTCCACACGAAGTGAAAGGGATCTTTGGAGCGGGGACTGTTTTGCTTAAACCAGCCGTTTCGGGAACTGGCGTTATCGCGGGCGGAAGCGTTCGTGCGGTGGTTGAAGCGGTGGGCATTCGTGATATTTTAAGTAAATCTCTTCGGAGCACCAATCCTTTTAATGTGGTCTACGCCACGTTGGCGGGGCTGAAGGATTTAGAAACTCGCGAAGATTCTTTCCGTCGACGCGGGAAAGAATTGCCGGTGGCGAATGCCGCGCCGGTGGTTCCTTCCGCGGCCGTATAA
- a CDS encoding 50S ribosomal protein L18 has product MSVKSPLERLAFRRLRVRRKIHGTAVKPRLSVYRAQKHMYAQLVDDSAGRTLAAASSLLSDLKKSLKTGANIEAARKVGETIAEKAKGLNISGVVFDRGGRAYHGRIKAVADGARSAGLHF; this is encoded by the coding sequence ATGAGTGTGAAGAGTCCTCTAGAGCGTTTGGCGTTTCGTCGTCTGCGCGTTCGGCGCAAAATTCATGGAACGGCGGTGAAGCCGCGCTTATCGGTTTATCGTGCGCAAAAACATATGTATGCACAATTGGTGGATGATTCGGCCGGACGGACCTTGGCCGCAGCCTCCAGCTTGTTGTCGGACTTAAAAAAATCTCTCAAAACAGGTGCGAATATTGAAGCGGCTCGAAAGGTGGGCGAAACGATCGCGGAAAAAGCCAAGGGTCTGAATATTTCCGGTGTGGTATTTGATCGTGGCGGTCGCGCCTATCATGGTCGTATCAAAGCCGTCGCCGACGGAGCCCGCTCGGCGGGTCTCCACTTCTAA
- the rplF gene encoding 50S ribosomal protein L6 — protein MSRLGKNPIPLSEKVKVSIQGGLVSVTGPLGQLSRTLPEGLTARSEKGALVLDRRDDSTRQRSLHGTFRKLLLNMVEGCEKGFSKELKIGGVGFRAQLTGSNLQMTLGFSHPIDYVVPAGIKVTVDAKQTGLAVQGIDKERVGQVAAEIRRFRRPGVYWANNEPVGIRYTTEHVRRKAGKAAAGSAGTGGKK, from the coding sequence ATGAGCCGCTTAGGAAAAAATCCGATTCCTCTCTCCGAAAAAGTTAAAGTGTCGATTCAGGGGGGCCTGGTTAGTGTGACGGGGCCCTTGGGCCAGTTAAGTCGAACCCTTCCGGAGGGCCTCACCGCTCGGTCGGAAAAGGGAGCTTTGGTATTGGACCGTCGAGATGACAGCACACGTCAGCGTTCTCTGCATGGGACGTTCCGAAAGCTTCTTTTGAACATGGTTGAAGGATGCGAAAAAGGATTTTCAAAAGAACTAAAAATTGGAGGGGTGGGGTTCCGGGCGCAGTTAACCGGGAGCAACTTGCAGATGACCCTTGGTTTTTCTCACCCCATTGATTATGTTGTTCCGGCGGGAATTAAAGTGACGGTTGACGCAAAGCAAACGGGATTGGCGGTTCAAGGAATTGATAAAGAACGAGTGGGTCAGGTGGCCGCGGAAATTCGCCGCTTTCGAAGGCCTGGCGTCTACTGGGCGAACAACGAACCGGTTGGTATTCGATACACGACAGAACACGTTCGGCGCAAGGCAGGAAAAGCGGCGGCCGGATCCGCGGGTACAGGAGGGAAGAAATGA
- the rpsH gene encoding 30S ribosomal protein S8: MMSHDPISDMFAMINNANHKFMERVDLPASSAKKDIAHVLKEEGYIADYKVLPDRKQGVLRLFMKYQPNKVRVIQGVKRVSRPGLRAYRGYEDLAKVRGGLGMSIVSTSKGLMTDRQSRKRKLGGEVIAIVW, from the coding sequence ATTATGAGTCATGATCCGATCAGCGACATGTTCGCTATGATCAATAACGCCAACCACAAATTCATGGAACGGGTGGATTTGCCGGCGTCAAGTGCTAAAAAAGACATAGCCCATGTTCTTAAGGAAGAGGGGTACATCGCGGATTATAAAGTTTTGCCCGACAGGAAACAAGGCGTTTTGCGGCTGTTTATGAAATATCAACCCAATAAAGTCCGTGTCATCCAAGGAGTAAAAAGGGTTTCTCGGCCAGGGTTGCGGGCCTATCGTGGTTATGAAGATCTGGCGAAAGTTCGAGGTGGTTTGGGGATGTCGATTGTATCCACATCGAAGGGACTGATGACGGACCGGCAATCTCGTAAACGAAAACTGGGTGGCGAAGTGATCGCCATCGTCTGGTAA
- a CDS encoding type Z 30S ribosomal protein S14 yields the protein MATQAWIAKMRKPLKYAGRYRNRCRLCGRPRAFYRDFGLCRICFRNLALRGEIPGVTKSSW from the coding sequence ATGGCTACTCAAGCGTGGATCGCGAAAATGCGAAAGCCCCTGAAATACGCAGGGCGATATCGAAACCGGTGTCGGTTGTGCGGTCGACCGCGGGCGTTTTACCGAGATTTTGGGTTGTGCCGAATCTGTTTCCGCAATTTGGCCCTAAGGGGAGAAATTCCCGGCGTCACAAAGTCCAGTTGGTGA
- the rplE gene encoding 50S ribosomal protein L5 → MSNEKTKENEPRMKVLYRTAVVPEMMKRQSWGNALQVPRIKKVVVNIGLSEARENAKVVDLAAQEIAAFTGQKAQVRRSKKAISNFKLREGMPIGVRVTLRSRRMWEFMDRLVSIAIPRIRDFRGLDPHRGFDGQGNYNLGLTEQYVFPEIDLDKSDKPRGMNVTVVTTAGKDDAGLELLALLGMPFKRDKKSALN, encoded by the coding sequence ATGTCAAATGAAAAAACGAAAGAAAATGAACCGCGAATGAAAGTCCTTTATCGGACGGCGGTTGTTCCTGAAATGATGAAACGCCAGAGTTGGGGCAACGCTCTTCAAGTGCCACGAATTAAAAAAGTGGTGGTAAACATTGGTTTGTCCGAAGCTCGAGAAAACGCAAAAGTGGTGGATTTGGCCGCACAGGAAATCGCTGCGTTTACGGGCCAAAAGGCCCAAGTTCGACGTTCAAAAAAAGCCATATCTAATTTTAAACTTCGGGAAGGGATGCCCATTGGGGTGCGCGTGACTCTCCGGTCGCGTCGGATGTGGGAATTCATGGACCGTCTGGTGAGTATTGCGATTCCGCGTATTCGAGACTTTCGTGGGCTCGATCCCCATCGAGGGTTTGATGGTCAAGGAAATTACAATTTGGGATTGACAGAACAATATGTTTTTCCTGAAATCGATTTGGATAAATCCGACAAGCCGCGGGGAATGAACGTGACGGTCGTAACAACCGCTGGCAAAGACGATGCAGGGTTGGAGTTATTGGCCCTGCTTGGAATGCCCTTCAAGCGCGACAAGAAGTCAGCGCTCAACTAA
- a CDS encoding 50S ribosomal protein L24: protein MSISPIRKKDKVRVLSGKDRGKQGEVIEIDKSKGRVLVAKINMVKKHAKGTGQKPGGIQEKEAYLPIGKVMLVCPKCSKATRFKSGAISDGTKARLCRQCGEMIG, encoded by the coding sequence ATGTCCATCTCTCCTATTCGAAAAAAAGATAAGGTTCGGGTTCTTTCTGGTAAAGACAGAGGGAAGCAAGGTGAAGTCATAGAAATTGATAAGAGCAAAGGACGTGTTCTTGTGGCCAAGATTAATATGGTTAAAAAGCACGCGAAAGGAACAGGACAAAAACCAGGCGGAATCCAAGAAAAAGAAGCCTATTTGCCCATTGGAAAGGTGATGCTGGTTTGTCCCAAGTGTTCCAAAGCGACACGATTTAAGAGCGGGGCCATTTCCGATGGAACCAAAGCGCGCCTCTGCCGTCAATGCGGCGAAATGATTGGATGA
- the rplN gene encoding 50S ribosomal protein L14 produces MIQERSILRVADNSGARLVRVFRMHGGSRRRYAYLGDLVTASVQTALPDSSVKKGDVVKCVVVRTRKERCRPDGSYVRFDDNAAVLITDEGEPKGTRIFGPIARELRDRNYLKIISLAPEVV; encoded by the coding sequence GTGATACAGGAGCGAAGTATTTTGCGTGTGGCCGATAATTCGGGAGCTCGTTTGGTGCGGGTGTTTCGGATGCACGGTGGGTCCCGACGACGTTACGCCTATTTGGGAGATTTGGTGACCGCTTCTGTTCAAACAGCGTTGCCAGACTCCAGTGTGAAGAAAGGGGACGTGGTCAAATGTGTTGTGGTTCGAACGCGTAAAGAGCGCTGCCGTCCCGATGGAAGTTATGTTCGATTTGATGATAACGCGGCTGTTCTCATTACTGATGAGGGTGAACCAAAAGGGACCCGTATTTTTGGGCCGATCGCCCGCGAATTGCGTGATCGGAATTATCTTAAAATTATTTCACTCGCCCCGGAGGTGGTTTAA